DNA from Ignavibacteriales bacterium:
AGTACTATCGATATAGGTAATGTTGATCCTGCTTATAAGGGACAGGTAATAACTGTTCCGATAAGTGTTCATAACTTTATCAGTGTAGGTGCGTACCAATTTAAAGTAAACTTTAATCCAGGGGATTTGGAGCTGGTTAAGGAAGTGGATTCTGGCAGTCCCCTTTATAATATTGGGGATATCTACGCAACCGACATGGCGACAGCAAATACAAACGGAGGACATCTTACTATTGCATGGGCCTCCGCTACTACGATGTCGCATTCTGATGGTACATTGTTGGAACTTAAATTCTATGTCTTATCAACAGCATCATCTCCTTCTAATATTACGGTTACTGACGCCATAGTTGCCACGGCTGGTGGTGGTAATATGTTGTTGGGATCGACAGATGGCAAAGTAACGATTTACTCGCTACAAACTCCAACAATACAAAAGATTGCCAATGGCACTAAATTAGATTTGTATTGTGAGAATTTTATTAGCTATGCCGGTTTTAATTTAACACTGACGTATGATGCTGTGAAGTATACCGGTACACCAACTATTACATTTCCGAATGCTGGTATCACCGGCACCGGCTATCTTGAGAAAAATGTACAAAGTGGTAAAATAGTTATTGCTTGGATTTATTCTGGATATCCTATAGATGCAATTACGTTGGGCACAAATGGATCCGGCGTGCTGGCTTCCATTGATTTTGGCCAAACGGTTACTGTATCAGCATCAGATTTTCCAAGTCTCACAGCTACTGCACGTACAACTGAAGCTGTCCCAAAAGACATGGTAGCTGGCCCCGAATCTCCAACTGCGACTATGAAGCTGGGAACAGTACTCAACGCGGTATCTGGTTCGGTTGTAACTATTCCGATTTTGGTTACGAATTTTAACAATCTCGGTGCTTTTCAGTTTACAATAAATTTTAATTCCAGTAAGTTAGAGCTTGCAGAAACTCCAAGCAAGACCTTAATATCCGGTGGAATAATGACCTCGAGCGTTGGACTAGATCCAAATGGTGTGTCAGGTCCTAATCCATGGGATGCAAGCGGTACATTGACAATAGCATGGGCTTCAGGTACGCCTATAAATTTTGGCGATGGTACACTGATGAATTTGAAGTTCAAGGTATTGCAAAGCACTGCTACTTCTGCGGATTTTGATAATCTATCTTTCTCGCCGGGCAGCATAGTAGTTGATCAGAACGGCGCTAACATTTTAAAAGCTGGATATCCGGCAGGTGGGAAGATAGTGTTCCAACAGCCAGGAACACCTACGTTTACACTTGGATCGGGCACTGTTGCCCCTGGTGGAACGATTAATCTTCCCATTACAACTACTAATTTTATAGGTGTAGGTTTTACAATCCATGTAAACGTACCTGCAAACTTTACTATTAGTAATTCGGATATTACATATCCTGATGCTGTTAGTTCCATTGGTTATGTTGACAAGAATGTAAATGGTGGCACAGACGTAGCATTGACTTGGATTTACACAGGCGCTGCAACGACCGGCTCCTTACCGGATAATTCTACGGTAGCTAATCTGGTATTTCATTATACTGCCGGATCAACCACTGTTGGAAGTGTTTCGGCAACATTTGCGAGTGCAACTATGAGAGGTTTAGTTGGAACTGATCCTAATGGTCTCATTACTGCTACTACAACGAATGGGACAATTACTTTCACTTCTCCGGCTATAAACGTAAAGGCAAAGGTATTACTACAGGGTCCGAATAGCGGTGGTGTTATGACAACAGCGTTGAATAGCGGTGGACTCATTCCATTGAATTCAGCCACTGCATATAATGCAACGACATTCGGATATACTGCGGAAACAGTTACGTCAATTCCTAATGCAAACGTCGTAGATTGGGTGTTAGTTGAATTGAGAACCGGTACAGCATCATCGACGAAGGTTGAAACACAGCCTGCATTTTTATTAAAGGATGGTTCAATTGTCGATGTTAACGGTTCAAGCGACTTAGCATTTAGCGTTGCGACAACTGGTAGCTATTATATTGTTGTCAGACATAGAAATCATCTGGCTGTAATATCTTCTACTGCTGTGTCATTGCCAAATGGTACTGTTTATGATCTTGGAATAATGACATGCGGAGATACAGATGGCAGCGGTGTTATTGACGTAACCGATAGAGCGAATACTTGGAATGCTAGAAATACATCTGGCGTGTACGATGGGAATGATACTGATTTATCGGGTGTCGTGGATGTAACTGACAGGGCCAATACATGGAACAATAGGAATCTTCAGACTCTAGTTCCATAATTCGCTGGAAGTTTCAATGGAGAATAAAATAAGGAGTAATCAATGAATAAATTAAAAGTGATTTTGGCCTGCGTGCTGATTGTCTTTGCTACTAGCATTGCCGGTGCTCAAACACTGGAATTGACAGTTGCAAATCAGCATTATTCAGGAACATCGTTTATATTTGACATATATATGCAGGCGACTGTTGGTACGGTATATCCTAATGGTGCTGACCTGGTGCTGACATTTACTTCAGCTAACTTTACAAGCCCGACTTGCACAAAAGGTGCAATTGGAACCTTCGTGTTAAACAACACTGTTGGAGACTTAACATCAAGTCTAGGTGGGTCGGTTGGTGCTCTGTATCGTTCAAAAGTTGCAACCTCAATTAATGGTAGTGAAATTATCATTAACGTCGATGGAGTAGGAATTAGTGATCAACCAACATTTGATTCTGATGTTGCGAAAATTGATAACGTTGCTTATAAATTTGGGACGTATACAATTACCGGAATATCGAATGCATCCGGAACTATGGGTCTAGCATGGAAGACATCAGGTGGTGGTGTTGTAACTAAGGTGTACACAATGGCTACAACCTCAACTTGGGCTACAACACTAGTTACGCTATCAACACCTGCGATAACGAACGGTGCTCTTCCAGTTGAGATGACTTCATTAACTGGATCTGCTCAAGGCACAAACATGGCAATTTTGAGATGGAGTACTGCCACGGAATCCAATAACAGCGGTTTCGATGTTGAACGCAGAGCTGAAGGTGGTTCGTGGGCAAAGGTTGCTTTTGTAGCTGGTGCCGGAACAAGCAGCTCTCCAAAAGAGTACTCGTATCAGGATAAAGTCGGCGCGGGCGTATTTATGTATCGCCTAAAGCAAATCGACAATACTGGTGCCTTTAAGTACTCCAGCAGCGTTGAAGTCAATGTTGGTGTTGCAGGAAAAGTGTTGCAAATGGGAAATTATCCTAATCCATTCAATCCTTCAACAGAGATTCAGTTCTCTGTGCCGGAAGATGGATTTGCGACGCTGAAGGTGTTCAACATGTTAGGTCAGGAAGTTGCGACACTGTTTAGCGGTGTTGCAAAAGCCGGGCATTACGTGTCGGCAACATTTAACGCAAACAGGTTTGCATCTGGCGTCTATCTCTCGCGGTTAGAATATAACGGCAAGAGTATGGTACAGCGGATGCTTCTTGCGAAGTAAAGTGAACACTAAACGTTAGGAGAGAGTTGTACTCCTGACCTTTAGCGGAATTCCAATGGCTCGCCTCGATTATCGGGGCGAGCTTTTTTTATAACCTTCTTGTAACCTTCCGAAGGTTCTTTTGGTTTAAGCTCAGAAACCTTCGGAAGGTTTCTTGTCTTTGTGGTATCCACGAGGAGTGACGGTCACGTCTATAGTAACAATCCGACCGCTGTGAGCGATCGGATTGTTTGGCTACAAAGATGTAAATGCTCGCCTGGGTTATCGGGATTCTATTTTCCGTGACTAGTAACAATCCGACCGCTGTGAGCGATCGGATTGTATGGCAACAAAATTGAGATACTACTAAACTTCCTGAAGTTCATTTAATTATTTCCTATCTTTATAATAGAAAATTGTAATTATTCAGCTATTGTGTTTTTATACAACCCCTCTGTCCCGATGAATGACATTCATCGGGACGTCTCCCCTTTAAAAGGGGAGAAAATTTCCCCTCCTTAACAAGGAGGGGTGTCCCGCTACCGTTTTACGGTGGCGGGACGGGGTGGTCGAATATTTCTATTTTCTTTGCTGAGTAGATACAGAAAATTAATCACGGTTCCGATAAGGCTTCAAATTCAAAAAATAAAATTTATTATGTATGTAAAATCCATTAATAATCTAATACGTATCGGCATTCTTTGCATAATATTATTTCATTCCAGCTATTCCCAGGGATTAACTTTAACATTAAATCCACCTAGCGTCATGGTGCGATATTATTCCTATACTGTTCCGATCAGGGTCACTAATTTTAATAATGTATGTGCATTTCAATTTGATGTTGTATTCAATAACGCGAATTTATATTTAGAGACCGCGCCAATCTATTCTTTTTCGGGTGGAATTCAAAGCTCAACCGATGTAAACACAGCGAATACGAATGGGCGTTTAGTAATTGCATGGATATCTGGGTCTCCCTTAAATTATGGTACCGGAGACCTCATCAGTCTAAAGTTTAATGTGAACTCGAATGCAACCATCGGCAGCGATTCTCTTGAATTTGCAAACGGTATCGTTGCAGACGTGAATTCAATTTCATTAAACCCTCAATTTTATGGCTCACCAATAAACATCACTCCTTATGGAACTGTCGTGGGTGGGATTTTTGCCGGTACTAACACACTTATAATCAAATTCCAACCAAGCATAAATATTACAGGCGCATTTACTTCGGGTAATTTTGGCATAAGATGGCTCACTTCACTTGGTGCTGGAGTCACTTTGAGCGGTGAAACAGGCTCTTTTGGATATAACCATCAAGGCGTTAAAGCCACGAGCGATTCTTACGATTATATCACATACGCATCAACAACCAGTATCGCATCTACAACTTATACAGCTGGTACAGAATATACGCTTATGACAGTAACTGTAAGCGGCGGCACTGGAACTGGTGCTTTTGAACTTTGTCCATCCGGATTTGCCGGCGATGCTGGCCAGTGGTCTATCACCTTAGGCGGCAGTGACAAAGCTCCTGCTCCGGCAAGCTGGTATTATAAAAATTCTGTTGGTTCTGTTCTTCTTCCGGTTGAAATCACTTCCCTTACAGTCGCCGCGCAAGGTGTGAATAGTACGATCATAAAATGGAGCACTGCCACAGAGGTCAATAATAATGGCTTCGATGTTGAACGCAGGGCAGAAGGATCAACAGCATGGGTAAAAGTTGGTTTTGTTGCCGGTGCTGGAATATGCAACTCGCCAAGAGAGTACAGTTATAAAGATGCCAACCTTGCCCCGGGTGTGTATGACTATCGCTTACGTCAGATTGATAATGATGGATCCTTCAAGTACTCCGCCAGTGCTGAAGTGAATGTTGGTGTTGCTGGAAAAGTACTCGGGCTTATGAATTATCCAAATCCATTCAATCCAACAACTCAGATTGAGTTCTCTCTGCCGGAAGATGGTTATGCTTCGCTGAAAGTGTATAATATGTTAGGCCAGCAAGTAGCGACACTGTTTAGCGGTGTAGCGAAAACCGGGCATTATATTCCAGCAGTATTTAATGCGAGTAAGCTGGCATCAGGCGTTTATCTGGCACGGTTAGAATATAACGGCAGGAGTATGATACAAAGGATGCTTCTTGCAAAGTAGTAAAGATATCTTTCCGACCGCTATTAGCGATCGGAAAGTTTAGCTACAAAAATATCAAAGCTCGTCTCGCCTATCGGGGCCAGTATTTTTTTTATATTCTATACGTCATTCCCGTCCCGCTTGATATTATCAATCAGGATTATCGGGAGTCTTATATGAGCAAGAGTAAGATGCTCGCAAAAAATCGGCGGGCATGACAAAATAGTTTTATCTGTCATTCCCAGCCGGAGGCATAAAATTGAATCACGCGAAGCGTGATACATTATCAGGCTTCCAGCTATCGGGAATCTTGCTGGGGGCTTAAATAAAATTCCAATTAAAAGTCCATGGGAATGACTTGAATATTGTAGCAAGCGAACGCTTGCATCATTCTCAGGCCTCCGGCTGTCATTCCCAACCGAAGGCACAAAAATGAATCACGCGAAGCGTGATACATTATCAGGTTTCCAGCTATTCGGAAGGGTGTTAAGGGAATGATAAGAGAATAAATAAGTAACGGGTTGACAAAAAAGAAATGAACCCATCATTGCGAGGCGCTTCGTACCGAAGTATTCTGTTAACATATGCAAATAGGAAAAAAGAGATTGCTTCGCTTCGCGCGTAATGACAATGATATAGCTTTTAGGTTATTCTGATATATAAACGATAAAATACTA
Protein-coding regions in this window:
- a CDS encoding cohesin domain-containing protein, with the translated sequence MRTFYFLTVMMVLLMIATVGIKAQSSTIDIGNVDPAYKGQVITVPISVHNFISVGAYQFKVNFNPGDLELVKEVDSGSPLYNIGDIYATDMATANTNGGHLTIAWASATTMSHSDGTLLELKFYVLSTASSPSNITVTDAIVATAGGGNMLLGSTDGKVTIYSLQTPTIQKIANGTKLDLYCENFISYAGFNLTLTYDAVKYTGTPTITFPNAGITGTGYLEKNVQSGKIVIAWIYSGYPIDAITLGTNGSGVLASIDFGQTVTVSASDFPSLTATARTTEAVPKDMVAGPESPTATMKLGTVLNAVSGSVVTIPILVTNFNNLGAFQFTINFNSSKLELAETPSKTLISGGIMTSSVGLDPNGVSGPNPWDASGTLTIAWASGTPINFGDGTLMNLKFKVLQSTATSADFDNLSFSPGSIVVDQNGANILKAGYPAGGKIVFQQPGTPTFTLGSGTVAPGGTINLPITTTNFIGVGFTIHVNVPANFTISNSDITYPDAVSSIGYVDKNVNGGTDVALTWIYTGAATTGSLPDNSTVANLVFHYTAGSTTVGSVSATFASATMRGLVGTDPNGLITATTTNGTITFTSPAINVKAKVLLQGPNSGGVMTTALNSGGLIPLNSATAYNATTFGYTAETVTSIPNANVVDWVLVELRTGTASSTKVETQPAFLLKDGSIVDVNGSSDLAFSVATTGSYYIVVRHRNHLAVISSTAVSLPNGTVYDLGIMTCGDTDGSGVIDVTDRANTWNARNTSGVYDGNDTDLSGVVDVTDRANTWNNRNLQTLVP
- a CDS encoding T9SS type A sorting domain-containing protein, with protein sequence MNKLKVILACVLIVFATSIAGAQTLELTVANQHYSGTSFIFDIYMQATVGTVYPNGADLVLTFTSANFTSPTCTKGAIGTFVLNNTVGDLTSSLGGSVGALYRSKVATSINGSEIIINVDGVGISDQPTFDSDVAKIDNVAYKFGTYTITGISNASGTMGLAWKTSGGGVVTKVYTMATTSTWATTLVTLSTPAITNGALPVEMTSLTGSAQGTNMAILRWSTATESNNSGFDVERRAEGGSWAKVAFVAGAGTSSSPKEYSYQDKVGAGVFMYRLKQIDNTGAFKYSSSVEVNVGVAGKVLQMGNYPNPFNPSTEIQFSVPEDGFATLKVFNMLGQEVATLFSGVAKAGHYVSATFNANRFASGVYLSRLEYNGKSMVQRMLLAK
- a CDS encoding T9SS type A sorting domain-containing protein; this encodes MYVKSINNLIRIGILCIILFHSSYSQGLTLTLNPPSVMVRYYSYTVPIRVTNFNNVCAFQFDVVFNNANLYLETAPIYSFSGGIQSSTDVNTANTNGRLVIAWISGSPLNYGTGDLISLKFNVNSNATIGSDSLEFANGIVADVNSISLNPQFYGSPINITPYGTVVGGIFAGTNTLIIKFQPSINITGAFTSGNFGIRWLTSLGAGVTLSGETGSFGYNHQGVKATSDSYDYITYASTTSIASTTYTAGTEYTLMTVTVSGGTGTGAFELCPSGFAGDAGQWSITLGGSDKAPAPASWYYKNSVGSVLLPVEITSLTVAAQGVNSTIIKWSTATEVNNNGFDVERRAEGSTAWVKVGFVAGAGICNSPREYSYKDANLAPGVYDYRLRQIDNDGSFKYSASAEVNVGVAGKVLGLMNYPNPFNPTTQIEFSLPEDGYASLKVYNMLGQQVATLFSGVAKTGHYIPAVFNASKLASGVYLARLEYNGRSMIQRMLLAK